A region from the Aegilops tauschii subsp. strangulata cultivar AL8/78 chromosome 5, Aet v6.0, whole genome shotgun sequence genome encodes:
- the LOC109769176 gene encoding calmodulin-binding protein 25 — protein sequence MMLTAMQHMDSSAYASSSTASPWQQLLTAQRGHPLRYEDLASLPAAAHAPAAQQQHRPARRVARRRPRPSRRLPTTYISADPAEFRRMVHQVTGADELLLPLAQQPTEGKPLLPALAAHAAPSSAGGALLLPTLDTSAFLLGGCRARPSTARTDAIAMPPPTSRDGSLPLDSTSGGSSSCGFPTLESWDLL from the coding sequence atgatgctcaccgccatgcagCACATGGACTCCTCCGCCTACGCATCGTCGTCCACGGCGTCACCATGGCAGCAACTGCTGACGGCCCAACGCGGCCACCCGTTGCGCTACGAGGATCTCGCAtccctccccgccgccgcgcacGCGCCGGCGGCGCAGCAGCAGCACAGACCCGCGCGCCGCGTCGCCAGGCGGCGGCCGCGCCCGTCGCGGCGGCTGCCCACGACCTACATCagcgccgaccccgcggagttccgcCGCATGGTGCACCAGGTCACGGGCGCCGACGAACTCCTCCTCCCGCTGGCCCAGCAGCCGACGGAGGGGAAGCCCCTCCTCCCCGCGCTCGCCGCCCACGCAGCTCCTTCGTCGGCCGGCGGGGCGCTGCTGCTGCCGACGCTGGACACGTCGGCGTTCCTGCTCGGCGGGTGCAGGGCGAGGCCGTCCACCGCGCGGACGGATGCGATTGCGATGCCACCGCCGACGTCTCGCGACGGGTCGCTACCGCTGGACAGCActagcggcggcagcagcagctgTGGTTTCCCGACCTTAGAGTCGTGGGATCTTCTCTGA